The following coding sequences lie in one Apium graveolens cultivar Ventura chromosome 1, ASM990537v1, whole genome shotgun sequence genomic window:
- the LOC141718328 gene encoding uncharacterized protein LOC141718328, with the protein MALGESIGEKYVVKKILRAVPTKFLQIASTLEQFGQGESKEGQQLLINEEEWSKYEASSGKLLLTREEWLQISNRGGNGFHGRDNQGGHDRIDRSKIKCFNCGAYGHFAAECRKPKRDKVHRGKVHLSQTADDEPALLMTISKETTNGVILLSEGSKLNTKEETDNMWYLDNGASNHMTGCREKIEKLDKTLRGHVKFGDGSRVQIEGKGTINMVDNGKRLACISGVSNGVLQQLQCCPFESL; encoded by the exons ATGGCACTTGGAGAATCAATTGGAGAGAAGTACGTTGTGAAGAAAATCCTACGGGCAGTTCCAACAAAGTTTCTACAAATTGCCTCAACACTTGAGCAATTTG GACAAGGTGAGAGCAAAGAAGGGCAACAACTACTCATAAATGAGGAAGAATGGTCAAAATATGAAGCCAGTAGTGGGAAGCTTCTGCTTACACGTGAAGAGTGGCTGCAAATATCTAATCGAGGTGGAAACGGTTTTCATGGACGGGATAATCAGGGAGGTCATGACAGAATTGATCGAAGTAAAATAAAGTGTTTCAACTGTGGAGCATATGGGCATTTCGCTGCCGAATGTAGAAAACCGAAGAGGGACAAAGTGCATCGCGGAAAAGTGCATTTGTCACAAACAGCTGATGATGAACCTGCTCTCCTAATGACAATAAGTAAAGAAACAACAAACGGTGTGATTTTGCTCAGTGAAGGATCAAAATTGAACACAAAGGAGGAAACAGATAATATGTGGTATCTCGATAACGGAGCAAGTAACCACATGACCGGGTGTCGTGAAAAAATTGAAAAGTTGGACAAGACACTACGAGGACATGTGAAGTTTGGTGATGGATCTCGAGTACAAATTGAGGGCAAAGGGACAATCAACATG GTGGATAATGGAAAAAGGTTAGCATGCATTAGTGGGGTGAGCAATGGAGTGCTGCAGCAGCTCCAGTGCTGCCCATTTGAGAGCCTTTAG